From the Tripterygium wilfordii isolate XIE 37 chromosome 6, ASM1340144v1, whole genome shotgun sequence genome, one window contains:
- the LOC119999889 gene encoding subtilisin-like protease SBT3, protein MASHNVPLYFLCFALLAISQSTLALSENYIIHMDSSAMPKTFSDKHSWYLSTLATISETTTTDESPSSSKHIYTYTHVMNGFSASLTPSQLEALKGTPGYILAIKDLPVKKDTTHTNEFLGLNPKFGAWPASKYGRDIIIGVVDTGVWPESKSYNDEGMSEIPVRWKGTCESDPQFDSSMCNKKLIGAHYFNKGLIAQLPKNVTISMNSTRDSEGHGTHTSSTAAGNYVKDASYYNYAPGTAVGVAPRAHVAMYKALWEYGSFTSDVIAAIDQAISDGVDVLSMSFGRDGVPLYDDAIALATFAAIEKGIFVSTSAGNEGPYIATLHNGIPWVLTVAAGTIDREFRGVLGLGNGLKVLGSALHTGDYKSTQNPLVFMDECKDSIELNKTGDKFVVCEDKNETLYDQIHNVRKANVTGGIFLSNSTDVKFFIKTSFPAIFMRLEDGETIKDYIKTNKEPKASLEFGITNLGTKPQPSVTDYSSRGPSQSCPFVLKPDIMAPGDMVLAAWPSNIPVSIGMSKRYFNNFNILSGTSMACPHAAGVGALLKSVHPEWSPAAIRSAMMTTADVTDNTQRPIADSGDDFKTASPIAMGAGQVNPNKALDPGLIYDVGVNDYVNLLCGMGFTAKQIRAITRSSATNCSAPSLDLNYPSFIAFFNVNDTKSDTTIVQEFKRTVTNVGEGMSIYIAKVPTLDGLKVSVTPDKLVFKEKYEKQSYKLSIEGPKLMKQEQVFGFLSWEEVGGKHVVKSPVVATNIDSDITG, encoded by the coding sequence ATGGCTTCTCACAATGTtccattatattttttgtgttttgcctTGCTCGCAATCTCACAATCCACATTAGCACTTTCAGAAAACTATATCATCCACATGGACTCATCAGCCATGCCCAAGACCTTTTCTGATAAGCACAGTTGGTATCTGTCCACTCTTGCCACCATCTCTGAAACCACCACCACCGACGAAAGCCCTTCTTCGTCTAAACACATCTATACTTACACTCATGTTATGAATGGTTTTAGTGCAAGTCTCACACCTTCCCAACTTGAGGCATTGAAAGGTACTCCTGGCTACATTTTGGCAATCAAGGATTTACCTGTCAAAAAGGATACAACTCATACAAATGAATTCCTTGGCCTGAATCCCAAATTTGGGGCATGGCCAGCTTCAAAATATGGTCGCGATATCATTATTGGGGTTGTGGACACTGGGGTTTGGCCCGAAAGTAAAAGCTATAATGATGAAGGGATGAGCGAAATCCCAGTAAGATGGAAAGGTACATGTGAAAGTGATCCCCAATTCGACTCCTCAATGTGCAACAAGAAGCTTATTGGAGCTCATTACTTCAACAAAGGCCTAATTGCGCAGCTACCGAAAAATGTGACCATATCTATGAACTCTACACGTGACAGTGAGGGACATGGTACCCACACCTCCTCCACCGCAGCAGGAAACTATGTGAAGGACGCTTCATATTACAACTACGCACCGGGAACAGCTGTTGGTGTTGCTCCTCGTGCACATGTGGCCATGTACAAGGCTCTATGGGAATACGGATCCTTTACATCTGATGTAATTGCTGCAATTGATCAAGCAATTAGTGACGGCGTAGATGTGTTGTCCATGTCATTTGGACGTGATGGGGTTCCATTGTATGATGATGCCATAGCCTTGGCCACATTTGCAGCAATAGAAAAAGGTATATTTGTGTCTACCTCTGCAGGAAATGAAGGACCTTATATCGCGACACTCCACAATGGCATACCTTGGGTTTTAACTGTTGCTGCTGGTACAATTGATCGTGAATTCAGAGGAGTTTTGGGTCTTGGAAATGGATTGAAAGTGTTAGGCTCTGCTCTCCATACAGGGGATTATAAATCAACCCAAAATCCTTTGGTATTCATGGATGAATGTAAGGACTCTATTGAGTTGAACAAAACAGGGGACAAGTTCGTCGTGTGTGAAGACAAGAACGAGACTCTATATGACCAAATCCATAACGTAAGGAAAGCCAATGTCACAGGAGGTATTTTCCTATCCAATTCTACAGACGTGAAATTCTTTATCAAAACCTCATTTCCTGCCATATTCATGAGACTGGAAGACGGAGAAACAATCAAAGACTACATCAAGACAAACAAAGAACCAAAAGCGAGCTTGGAATTTGGAATTACAAATCTTGGTACAAAACCACAACCAAGTGTTACTGACTATAGCTCCAGAGGACCATCCCAAAGCTGCCCGTTTGTGCTAAAGCCTGATATCATGGCTCCTGGTGACATGGTCTTGGCTGCATGGCCCTCGAACATTCCAGTAAGCATTGGCATGTCAAAACGTTATTTCAATAATTTCAATATACTCTCAGGTACATCAATGGCATGTCCTCACGCAGCAGGAGTTGGGGCGCTTTTGAAGTCAGTGCACCCGGAATGGAGCCCCGCCGCCATCCGGTCTGCCATGATGACCACTGCTGATGTTACGGATAATACGCAGAGGCCAATCGCCGACTCTGGTGACGATTTCAAGACAGCATCTCCGATTGCCATGGGAGCTGGTCAAGTCAATCCAAATAAAGCACTAGATCCCGGACTCATATATGATGTGGGAGTGAATGATTATGTAAATCTTCTTTGCGGAATGGGATTCACAGCCAAGCAAATCCGAGCCATCACAAGGTCATCTGCAACCAATTGCTCTGCTCCATCACTGGACCTTAACTACCCTTCATTCATTGCATTTTTTAATGTGAACGACACCAAATCAGACACGACAATTGTGCAAGAATTTAAAAGAACAGTGACGAATGTTGGTGAGGGAATGTCTATCTACATTGCGAAGGTCCCGACCTTGGATGGGCTTAAGGTCAGTGTCACACCAGACAAGTTGGTTTTTAAGGAGAAGTACGAGAAGCAGAGTTATAAGTTGAGCATTGAAGGTCCAAAGTTGATGAAACAAGAGCAGGTTTTTGGCTTTCTTAGCTGGGAAGAAGTTGGAGGTAAACATGTGGTGAAAAGTCCTGTAGTGGCCACAAACATCGACTCCGATATTACTGGTTAG
- the LOC119999434 gene encoding probable BOI-related E3 ubiquitin-protein ligase 2, translating to MAVPQHHLQLSYQSQQQQQQTRNFRNFYTTDGQISPLITGYIPANFPDQSQHPPYVPASHVAGFAPSPVPVTDVSDVGADLQWNFVMEPKNKQLKEHDFLENNSQISSDDFLQAQSGSKGIGLSLDNTRVATSGDATLLSLIGDNIDLELQRQDAEIDRFLEVQGDRLRQAILDKVQASQLQIVSYVEKSILQKLREKEAEVESINKKNLELEERIERVSMEASAWQQRARYNENMISALKFNLQQVYAQNQDSKEGCGDSEVDDSASCCNGRTLDFHLLSREHHNDMKELMTCRICRVKEVCMLLLPCKHLCLCKDCESKRSFCPVCQSSKYIGIEVYV from the exons ATGGCGGTGCCTCAACACCACCTTCAACTAAGCTACCAAtctcagcagcagcaacaacaaaccAGAAACTTCAG AAATTTTTACACTACCGACGGTCAGATTTCGCCGCTGATTACCGGTTACATCCCAGCTAATTTTCCGGATCAGTCTCAGCATCCTCCCTACGTACCTGCCT CTCATGTGGCAGGGTTTGCACCTAGTCCCGTCCCTGTGACCGATGTTAGTGATGTAGGAGCTGATTTACAATGGAATTTTGTTATGGAACCCAAGAATAAGCAATTGAAGGAACATGACTTTTTGGAAAACAATTCACAGATATCATCTGATGATTTCCTGCAAGCTCAATCAGGGTCAAAAGGTATAGGTCTGTCTCTTGACAATACACGTGTGGCAACCTCAGGTGACGCGACTTTGCTGTCACTCATTGGTGATAACATCGATCTTGAGTTACAGCGACAGGATGCAGAGATTGATAGATTCCTCGAAGTACAG GGGGACAGGCTACGCCAAGCTATCTTGGATAAGGTTCAGGCTAGCCAACTTCAAATTGTGTCATATGTGGAAAAGTCAATTCTTCAAAAGCTCCGTGAAAAAGAAGCAGAGGTGGAGAGCATTAACAAGAAGAATTTGGAACTTGAAGAGCGAATAGAACGAGTGTCCATGGAAGCTAGTGCTTGGCAACAGCGAGCCAGATACAATGAGAACATGATTAGTGCACTCAAGTTTAATCTTCAGCAAGTCTATGCCCAAAATCAGGATAGTAAAGAAGGATGTGGTGATAGTGAGGTGGATGATTCAGCTTCATGCTGCAATGGCCGTACCCTTGATTTCCATCTGCTCTCCAGGGAGCACCATAATGACATGAAAGAGTTGATGACTTGCAGAATATGTAGAGTGAAGGAAGTCTGCATGCTTTTGTTACCTTGTAAGCATCTCTGCCTCTGTAAAGATTGTGAAAGTAAGCGTAGCTTTTGTCCTGTGTGTCAGTCCTCTAAGTACATTGGCATAGAAGTATATGTGTAA
- the LOC120000874 gene encoding heat stress transcription factor B-4-like, which translates to MALMLDNCEGIILSLDSHKSLPAPFLTKTYQLVDDPTTDHIVSWGEDDTTFVVWRPPEFARDLLPNYFKHNNFSSFVRQLNTYGFRKIVPDRWEFANEFFKKGEKHLLCDIHRRKTAHPQVSINHHHQQPSFFPFQTRVSISPSDSDEQANWCDSPPTINNVSVVVGPATYNNNNSVTVTALSEDNQRLRRSNDMLISELAHMRKLYNDIIYFVQNHVKPVTPSNTYPSPSLIQKPLNQNNIRGYCPTKQFPQYYSQHPHHHHQVVNSSPTTPKSSLTIVEEAKANNKMKLFGVSLQSRKRLHPEYATTGPGSMETNKANCLVLEKDDLGLNLMPPSAC; encoded by the exons atggcGCTGATGCTGGACAACTGCGAAGGCATAATACTCTCTCTGGACTCACACAAATCACTACCGGCTCCATTCCTCACCAAGACATACCAACTCGTAGACGATCCGACCACCGACCACATAGTCTCTTGGGGCGAAGACGACACCACCTTTGTCGTTTGGCGTCCACCCGAGTTCGCTCGCGATCTCCTCCCCAACTACTTCAAGCACAACAACTTCTCCAGCTTCGTCCGTCAACTCAACACCTAC GGTTTTAGAAAGATTGTGCCGGACAGATGGGAGTTCGCCAACGAATTCTTCAAGAAAGGAGAGAAGCATTTGCTTTGCGACATCCATCGAAGAAAAACCGCTCACCCACAAGTCTCcatcaaccaccaccaccaacaaccgAGTTTCTTCCCCTTTCAAACCCGAGTCAGTATTTCTCCATCTGACTCCGACGAGCAGGCAAACTGGTGTGACTCGCCGCCTACCATCAATAACGTTTCAGTCGTCGTAGGTCCTGCCACCTATAACAACAACAACTCAGTCACGGTCACGGCCTTATCGGAGGACAATCAGAGACTGAGGAGGAGCAACGATATGTTAATTTCTGAACTTGCCCACATGAGAAAGCTTTACAATGATATCATCTATTTTGTTCAGAACCATGTGAAGCCTGTCACTCCTAGTAACACTTACCCTTCTCCTTCATTGATTCAAAAGCCTTTGAACCAGAATAATATTCGTGGTTATTGTCCCACTAAACAATTTCCTCAGTACTACTCACAGCACcctcaccatcatcatcaagtGGTGAATAGTTCTCCCACTACTCCCAAGAGCTCATTGACCATTGTTGAAGAAGCCAAAGCCAACAACAAAATGAAGCTGTTTGGGGTGTCACTGCAATCCAGAAAGAGGTTGCACCCGGAGTATGCTACTACTGGTCCAGGAAGTATGGAGACTAACAAGGCTAATTGTCTGGTGTTGGAGAAGGATGATCTAGGGTTGAATCTGATGCCTCCCTCAGCATGCTAG
- the LOC119999715 gene encoding protein ROOT INITIATION DEFECTIVE 3, whose protein sequence is MELVIASSSVDAGIGCWELHTGAERLRYKGCASSPRGLACVGGCFLASSQLREPSASSGSILYWSWSKPQVEVKSFPEWPINPVAANQEGTYVAGGGSKGDIYLWEVATGRLLKKWRAHYRAVTCLVFYDNALLISGSEDGSVKVWNLIKIFDVYRVDQGSHLYEHSFSEHTLRVTDIVAGYGSCNAIIVSASEDRTCKVWSLSKGELLRNIVFPSKIDAIALDPGEHVFYAGSRDGKIYIAALSAESSSSTEHGMHIVDSISNHSKAVTCLAYAMGQNVLLSGSEDGIIRVWDPKTHNIIRVFKHAKGPVNNILVVRQPLHLNLQTISHTQGSSRKRGSLLPPPLEKYESKDENTDIRTMVSLPETCNDPLNAPSLSLQMIDRQIKEFQQQGSATTEMEVERLKQDCKRAMQMVEQWKKMYDSLHGFCINELLDEDQVGSH, encoded by the exons ATGGAATTAGTGATTGCATCCTCATCAGTCGATGCGGGAATCGGGTGCTGGGAGCTGCATACTGGTGCCGAGCGACTCCGTTATAAGGGTTGCGCCTCCTCGCCCCGCGGCCTCGCTTGTGTCGGCGGCTGCTTCCTTGCGTCGTCTCAGCTTCGGGAACCTTCCGCTTCCTCTGGTTCTATCCTCTATTGGTCCTGGTCCAAG CCACAAGTGGAGGTTAAGAGTTTTCCGGAATGGCCTATTAATCCAGTTGCTGCGAATCAAGAAGGGACGTATGTAGCCGGTGGAGGTTCGAAGGGGGATATATACTTGTGGGAG gTTGCAACTGGGAGATTGCTTAAAAAGTGGCGTGCTCATTACAGGGCTGTTACATGTTTAGTATTTTATGACAATGCGCTTTTGATTTCTGGCTCAGAGGACGGATCAGTTAAAGTTTGGAATCTAATCAA GATATTTGATGTGTACCGAGTGGATCAGGGAAGCCATCTATATGAGCATAGTTTTTCCGAGCATACTCTGCGGGTGACTGATATTGTGGCTGGTTATGGAAGTTGCAATGCGATTATAGTCTCTGCTTCTGAGGATCGAACATGTAAG GTATGGAGTTTATCAAAGGGAGAATTATTGAGAAATATAGTATTTCCGTCAAAAATTGATGCAATAGCATTGGACCCCGGTGAACATGTCTTCTATGCTGGCAGCAGAGATGGCAAGATATACATTGCTGCACTTAGTGCTGAAAGCTCTTCCAGCACGGAACATGGGATGCATATCGTTGATTCAATATCAAACCACAG CAAGGCTGTTACTTGCCTAGCATATGCCATGGGTCAAAACGTATTGCTTTCTGGATCAGAGGATGGCATCATTCGTGTATGGGATCCCAAAACCCATAACATTATCCGCGTGTTCAAACATGCAAAAG GCCCTGTGAACAATATTCTTGTGGTCAGACAGCCACTTCACCTAAATCTTCAGACGATATCACATACGCAAGGTTCTTCCAGAAAGCGTGGATCATTGTTACCACCTCCACTGGAGAAATATGAAAGTAAAGATGAAAACACTGACATCAGGACCATGGTCTCTCTGCCGGAGACCTGCAATGATCCATTGAATGCTCCTTCCCTTAGCCTACAAATGATTGATCGCCAAATCAAAGAATTTCAG CAACAAGGCTCTGCTACAACTGAGATGGAGGTAGAAAGACTAAAGCAGGACTGCAAAAGAGCTATGCAAATGGTTgaacaatggaagaaaatgtaTGACAGTTTACATGGATTCTGCATAAATGAGCTTTTGGATGAAGACCAAGTAGGAAGCCATTGA
- the LOC120001085 gene encoding transcription factor HEC1-like — translation MEIDHLNSTTPEDQMEMMLMNIDNKLLDFYGPNYDDIVSSDPSHADFTTNVTNTSAMPPHNSALNPPSFMSLPNSTISFSSGGGDNPPNINQNPRWRGSDGREYLSDQSHKKNSMAAMREMIFRIAAMQPIHIDPESVKPPKRRNVKISKDPQSVAARHRRERISERIRILQRLVPGGTKMDTASMLDEAIHYVKFLKNQVQSLERASVNNTNRPITTTTPAGIGFPVAMSNGSYVNHHHQPPPPDHRNHQGLQHYGAA, via the coding sequence ATGGAAATTGACCACTTAAACTCCACAACACCAGAAGACCAGATGGAGATGATGTTGATGAACATCGACAACAAGCTCCTTGATTTCTACGGGCCGAATTACGACGACATCGTTTCATCTGATCCATCTCATGCTGATTTCACTACTAATGTCACCAACACAAGTGCAATGCCTCCACATAATAGTGCCCTAAACCCACCCTCCTTTATGAGTCTACCAAATAGTACAATCTCATTCTCTAGTGGTGGTGGTGACAACCCACCAAATATTAATCAAAACCCAAGATGGAGAGGTAGTGATGGTAGAGAATATTTATCTGATCAATCGCATAAGAAGAATTCGATGGCCGCGATGAGGGAGATGATATTCCGGATAGCAGCAATGCAGCCGATTCACATAGACCCTGAATCAGTGAAGCCGCCCAAGCGGAGGAATGTGAAGATATCCAAGGATCCGCAGAGCGTGGCGGCTCGTCACAGGAGGGAAAGGATAAGTGAAAGGATAAGGATACTTCAGAGATTAGTCCCTGGAGGGACTAAGATGGACACTGCTTCTATGTTGGATGAAGCTATTCATTATGTCAAGTTCTTGAAGAATCAAGTTCAGTCCCTTGAGAGAGCATCTGTTAACAATACTAACAGGCCAATAACTACTACTACTCCTGCAGGGATAGGGTTTCCTGTGGCAATGTCTAATGGAAGCTATgtgaatcatcatcatcagcctcCTCCTCCGGATCATCGTAATCATCAAGGTCTTCAACATTATGGAGCTGCTTAG